The Syntrophorhabdales bacterium genome segment CCCAAGGGCACCGTTGAGAATTCCCTCAAGAAAGTGCTCGGCTGATCATATGCAAGATTGGCAACGCGAAGCCTTTTTCAACAAGGTCGCACAGGAGCCTTATTCAAAGCTTCTCAGTATAAAACTCGTGGATGTGCAGGAAGGCTACGCTCTCTGCGAGATGCACTACACCGATGCTCTCGATAATATCCATGGCATAGCGCACGGTGGCGCTGTCTTCTCATTGATCGACGAAGCCTTCGAGATCTCGTCAAACAGCCATGGGACTGTGGCACTGGCTCTGAACATGAACATGACGTACATTAAGCCCGCGCTGAAGAACAGCCTTCTGCGCGCAGAGTCGAGAGAAGTAAGCAGGGGAAGAAGAACTGCAACATATCAGATTACGGTCAACGACAGCGAAGGTCTCGTCGCGACGTGCCAGGCACTTGTGTATAGAAAAGATGCTGAAATAGGATTTCTGAAGACTACTTCTTCGGCTGAACGGTGACGCGGGCCTTCGTATCCTTTTCCCCTTCCACAGTCACGCGGTCTTCATTGATGTAATAGATCACAGTTTCTCCTGCGAGCCTGTCAGCGCCCGAGTAAACAACCACGTTGCCCTTCAATGTTATCTCGCCCTTGGCATTTTCGAACAAGGCCTGCCTGCAGGTCGCCGTTCTGTCGCCCTTCACGATCTTCACATTGCCTTCCGCATCGGCTTTCTCCACCTCGTTGCTCTCTTCGTTCAGGTACGCGGTGAGCGTATCTGAAAAAATCTGCAGATCATCCTGCTTGGTCAACACGTTTCCCTTGAAGATAATAATTTTTCCCTTCTCCAGCCCTTCCATCGAATCGGATACAATATCCACAGGCTTTTTCGTATTGAAAAAACCGAGTGCGCCGCCCTTTCCTTCAGGCTTTCCTGCCTGTCCATTCGATGTGACCTGTCCCTGTGCCGGCGGCTCTCCAGTTAGCCCCTTACCCTTTGTGGCCTGCCCGGAGTCAGCAGACGCCAGTTTCTGGGGTTCAGCCGGAGCCGCTTCCTCGGCAGGAGGATAGAGTTCTATCTGACGCAGTTTCTTCTCCTCGGTCA includes the following:
- a CDS encoding PaaI family thioesterase; translated protein: MQDWQREAFFNKVAQEPYSKLLSIKLVDVQEGYALCEMHYTDALDNIHGIAHGGAVFSLIDEAFEISSNSHGTVALALNMNMTYIKPALKNSLLRAESREVSRGRRTATYQITVNDSEGLVATCQALVYRKDAEIGFLKTTSSAER